In Ruminococcaceae bacterium BL-4, one DNA window encodes the following:
- a CDS encoding conserved membrane protein of unknown function (Evidence 4 : Unknown function but conserved in other organisms), whose protein sequence is MKIILKYIVNNIRERKLRTIVMLLSIVLSSTLLFVSMAIGDSYESAQQKMAKGSAGTATISVSAKQDANGNTVWVSEKEIPQIASIKNKVGFVTTTALYNKDSYYENIDLIAADLNELNSINKPRLQNDATLTDFTGNKIVLPEKFTTKYGIKQGDTIVLTIGGTKYEFKLTAIAAYDTVFLRNTRGVNALLPKDTLSSILNTSGGNSKILIEPAAGISTEKLKSELSSSLSSKKYKVTKVYDEAQVALDAEQKSLPFYLISFFSLTMSVFIIFSSYKVITMERLPVIGTFRSIGASEKSTTGILLLESLIYGITGGLLSIPLGYGILKLLLNGLGESLSMGIEIPMVVSPLNILLACTVAVAVSMLSAYLPVCRASRLPVKDVVLGIVEEKNVSNKTKFVFGTVLFILSIILPHIVNKNSGNLLTLAGGFSLLGLITATIIIIPMLTNFFSYVLERVYGFIFGNEGRLAARNMKQNKSVSQNITLLFISLSAVIAISVIGSFVSSYVGDVFHGAKLNGFAQANMSDEFVNKIKNIKEINSVLPIYELDNKISTDGFTFNQMEAVDDISLHNSMLNLKYENDQTKNKIETAFGGERNILLSKDCLTKHNLRIGDTIGLTYNGNSYKYQIIGSFQSRADNSDAVIPATYAKSDFGVQNYDMLAYTAADPDAVMVQIRNLFGNKTNWSRTVEEFNHDALSTVNSFLDPMRKLTYFILLLAAVGIINNLLINYIQRKRSIAMYKSVGMSNRQNVKMTLMEGFTSGLIGAVIGMFVSYMEIKTIFIVAGPKISVIPELDAGIFIIAGLAGIVITLIGSVVPILKSSKMKLVEEIKFE, encoded by the coding sequence TTGAAGATCATACTAAAGTACATTGTAAACAATATCAGAGAGCGAAAACTAAGAACAATCGTAATGCTGCTGTCTATCGTTCTGTCATCAACACTGCTGTTTGTTTCCATGGCAATCGGAGATTCCTATGAAAGTGCCCAGCAGAAGATGGCAAAAGGCTCGGCGGGAACAGCGACAATATCGGTTTCCGCAAAGCAGGACGCTAACGGGAATACCGTCTGGGTCTCGGAAAAGGAAATACCACAGATTGCATCCATAAAAAATAAGGTCGGTTTTGTAACGACAACGGCACTCTACAATAAAGACAGCTATTATGAGAACATTGACCTGATTGCAGCCGATCTGAATGAGCTGAACTCTATCAACAAACCCCGGCTGCAGAACGACGCCACACTTACTGATTTTACCGGAAACAAGATTGTCCTGCCCGAAAAGTTCACAACCAAATACGGGATCAAGCAGGGAGATACCATAGTGCTTACGATAGGCGGAACGAAATACGAGTTTAAGCTTACTGCTATAGCCGCTTATGACACAGTGTTCCTGAGGAACACAAGGGGCGTTAACGCTCTGCTTCCCAAGGATACCCTATCCTCCATTCTAAATACTTCCGGCGGCAACAGTAAAATACTGATTGAACCAGCTGCGGGCATTAGCACAGAAAAGCTGAAATCCGAACTGTCGTCTTCCCTATCTTCGAAGAAATATAAAGTTACAAAAGTTTATGACGAAGCGCAGGTTGCGTTGGATGCAGAGCAGAAATCCCTGCCGTTTTACCTAATCAGCTTTTTCTCCCTTACAATGAGTGTTTTTATTATTTTCAGCAGTTATAAGGTCATCACGATGGAGCGGCTTCCGGTCATTGGAACCTTCCGCAGCATCGGCGCTTCCGAGAAGTCGACGACCGGAATTTTGTTGCTTGAAAGTTTGATATACGGAATTACCGGAGGTCTGCTCAGCATCCCGTTGGGCTACGGTATTTTGAAACTGCTCCTTAACGGGTTGGGGGAATCACTGTCGATGGGCATCGAAATACCGATGGTGGTTTCGCCGCTTAACATTTTGCTCGCCTGCACGGTAGCAGTTGCCGTATCTATGCTAAGTGCTTATCTTCCGGTCTGTAGGGCAAGCCGTCTCCCGGTAAAGGATGTTGTTCTGGGTATAGTAGAGGAAAAAAATGTCTCAAACAAGACAAAATTTGTTTTTGGAACCGTCCTTTTTATTCTCTCCATCATTCTTCCTCATATTGTGAATAAAAACTCCGGAAACCTACTCACGCTCGCGGGAGGTTTTTCATTGCTTGGACTGATTACGGCAACAATTATTATTATCCCGATGCTTACAAACTTTTTCTCCTATGTTCTGGAGCGGGTTTATGGGTTCATATTCGGCAACGAAGGCAGGCTTGCCGCCCGAAACATGAAGCAGAATAAAAGTGTGAGCCAGAATATCACGCTGCTGTTTATCAGCCTGTCGGCAGTTATCGCAATCAGCGTGATCGGAAGCTTCGTTTCCTCCTATGTGGGCGACGTTTTTCACGGCGCTAAACTGAACGGTTTTGCACAGGCAAATATGAGCGATGAATTTGTAAATAAGATTAAAAACATCAAAGAAATCAACAGCGTTTTGCCTATCTATGAACTGGATAATAAAATCAGCACAGACGGTTTTACCTTTAATCAAATGGAAGCCGTGGATGATATCAGCCTGCATAATTCTATGCTCAATTTAAAATATGAAAATGATCAGACAAAGAATAAAATTGAAACCGCCTTTGGAGGTGAGCGAAACATCTTACTCAGTAAAGATTGTCTGACAAAGCACAATCTGAGGATTGGCGATACCATCGGTCTTACTTATAACGGTAATTCGTACAAATATCAAATCATAGGAAGCTTTCAGTCACGAGCGGACAATTCGGACGCCGTTATTCCGGCTACTTATGCAAAGAGTGACTTCGGTGTACAGAATTACGATATGCTTGCCTATACCGCAGCCGACCCGGATGCCGTTATGGTACAGATTCGTAATTTGTTCGGGAACAAAACGAATTGGAGCCGTACAGTAGAAGAATTTAACCATGATGCGCTGAGTACCGTTAACTCGTTTTTGGATCCGATGCGAAAGCTTACCTATTTTATCCTGTTGCTTGCGGCTGTGGGAATTATCAACAATTTGCTCATCAACTATATTCAAAGGAAACGCTCCATCGCCATGTACAAATCGGTCGGAATGAGCAACCGTCAGAATGTAAAAATGACACTGATGGAAGGATTTACATCAGGACTTATTGGCGCGGTGATCGGAATGTTTGTCTCATACATGGAAATAAAAACGATCTTTATCGTCGCCGGCCCGAAAATTTCGGTTATCCCGGAGCTGGACGCAGGAATATTTATTATTGCCGGTCTTGCGGGAATCGTGATTACCCTGATTGGTTCCGTTGTTCCAATTTTGAAAAGCTCTAAAATGAAGCTCGTGGAAGAGATTAAATTCGAATAA
- a CDS encoding CubicO group peptidase, beta-lactamase class C family codes for MRIFKKIICAAVCSVLLISITAPAHAAETITVAQSLEKMTDEYFNNALPDNHVAGAAVSVVKDGKILFKKGYGYADLESKIPVDAENTSFQIASVSKVFTATAVMQMVEKGKLSLDKDVNSYLTTFKVKNPFSTPVTLRTLLTHTSGLDFRIPLLVPSSGNVLSGSIKTLESDLKENLPPVIRKPGTFCQYNGYGIALAGYLVEIVSGEPPDRYITKNILDPLEMNHSSYGLTKPVLPSMAKPYLNLFGRYFERNYTLLSDHPVGSICASASDMANFMLAHLNNGEFNGKRILNSDTAAQMHTHQYPEDGRLAGFTLGFYEAVRDGYKTIEFGGHLPCFSSKISLLKEKDVGIFIAINTDSAGSGKVCNEYIDLVYKLLSNNRPQGVSSIAAVPFDMDADAISGRYSYSEYGETDFLKTKSVMVTCKVKCDHDGNLNFSSSDFNWHFYYIGSRMFYCKENGNYCRFSDIGGKQAINILGFDFFKINTSLWLFLVLSLISQPVFAVFALILLISLIKNRKRDTGLNRAVKITLLSEAILIISYFSLNALAALLYLTGDTSLVFHAIQPTIPLVCWLCAGLTIVSTVLVGLIWIKNETDLKSKTALSILIALFIPNIIFMFLMNGMNF; via the coding sequence TTGCGAATATTTAAGAAAATCATCTGTGCTGCAGTATGCTCTGTTTTGCTTATAAGCATAACCGCTCCAGCACACGCAGCGGAAACCATTACCGTCGCTCAAAGCCTCGAAAAAATGACGGACGAATATTTTAACAATGCTCTTCCCGACAACCATGTGGCCGGAGCGGCAGTATCCGTAGTAAAAGATGGGAAAATTCTTTTTAAAAAAGGATATGGCTATGCAGATCTGGAAAGCAAAATACCCGTAGACGCTGAGAATACATCGTTTCAGATCGCATCTGTATCAAAAGTGTTTACTGCGACAGCCGTCATGCAGATGGTAGAAAAGGGTAAGCTTTCGTTGGACAAGGATGTAAACAGCTATCTGACGACTTTTAAAGTGAAAAATCCATTTTCTACTCCTGTTACTTTAAGAACTCTGCTGACCCATACTTCGGGGCTTGATTTTCGAATTCCGCTGCTTGTTCCAAGTTCGGGAAACGTTCTTTCCGGTTCAATAAAAACGCTTGAAAGCGATTTGAAGGAAAACTTGCCGCCCGTTATCCGGAAACCGGGAACCTTTTGTCAATATAACGGCTACGGTATTGCTCTGGCTGGTTATCTGGTTGAAATAGTTTCCGGGGAACCGCCCGACCGGTACATTACCAAAAACATACTGGACCCGCTCGAAATGAACCATTCCTCTTATGGCCTTACAAAGCCCGTACTCCCATCCATGGCGAAACCGTATCTGAATCTATTCGGGCGGTACTTTGAACGAAACTACACACTGCTTAGCGACCATCCGGTCGGTTCAATCTGCGCTTCCGCTTCGGACATGGCAAATTTCATGCTTGCTCATCTGAACAACGGAGAGTTTAATGGAAAACGAATTCTGAATTCCGATACAGCCGCCCAGATGCATACGCATCAGTACCCGGAAGACGGCAGGTTGGCAGGCTTCACTCTGGGGTTTTATGAAGCAGTCCGAGACGGTTACAAAACGATCGAATTTGGTGGTCATCTTCCTTGCTTTTCTTCAAAGATATCTCTTCTGAAGGAAAAGGATGTCGGTATATTCATTGCGATCAATACGGACTCAGCGGGCAGTGGAAAAGTATGCAATGAATACATTGATCTGGTTTATAAGCTTCTTTCAAACAACCGGCCCCAAGGAGTTTCCAGTATCGCTGCTGTTCCTTTTGATATGGACGCAGATGCAATCAGCGGCAGGTATTCCTATTCGGAATATGGGGAGACCGATTTTTTGAAGACCAAATCAGTCATGGTAACATGTAAAGTCAAATGCGATCATGACGGAAACCTGAACTTTTCAAGCAGTGATTTTAACTGGCATTTCTATTACATTGGCAGCAGGATGTTTTACTGTAAAGAAAACGGAAATTATTGCAGATTCTCTGACATTGGCGGGAAACAGGCCATAAACATATTAGGCTTTGATTTTTTCAAGATCAATACCTCCTTATGGTTGTTCTTGGTTCTGTCGCTGATCTCCCAGCCTGTATTTGCGGTATTTGCTCTGATCCTTTTAATTTCACTCATAAAAAACAGGAAGCGGGATACAGGACTAAACCGGGCTGTAAAAATAACGCTCCTGTCGGAAGCAATTTTGATCATTTCTTACTTTTCACTCAATGCTCTTGCAGCCTTGCTGTATTTGACCGGAGATACCTCCCTTGTCTTTCATGCAATCCAGCCGACAATCCCCCTCGTCTGCTGGTTATGCGCGGGACTTACGATCGTTTCAACGGTTCTTGTTGGACTTATCTGGATCAAGAATGAAACCGACTTAAAATCAAAAACAGCCTTATCAATACTGATTGCGCTCTTTATTCCCAATATCATATTTATGTTTCTTATGAATGGAATGAATTTTTGA